Proteins co-encoded in one Littorina saxatilis isolate snail1 unplaced genomic scaffold, US_GU_Lsax_2.0 scaffold_1857, whole genome shotgun sequence genomic window:
- the LOC138957877 gene encoding growth hormone secretagogue receptor type 1-like: MAEVNGLAFNNSLGAGSSPNTEEPPENSSLSAPRSPPPELSAVLVADLWLWRLYPPLLLILGTFGNCATIATLRRLRSGWSSISVYLTALALTDTSLLYSGLLTLWLRQSFGVNIFSRHIVACKLFPWLNNSLGTLSAWLVVCLTLQRAASVIWPHRVSVICTRHRSYVVIGVVSVIIGLLYSHMIYGYDLQLVGQGPSRICDLRSAEYSQFWGDIWARVDLFIYSIVPSVVIVGGNGALVWKLAASTRRATQKLSAGQSLQNDDRAKKTSSATITVIVVSLTFVCFSVPLTIYVNSVFSKISDRGETSPFQYLVYNSLMLLYLSNFAVNFYLYCLTGSRFREAFFSMLPCWANGTTNVKRAATTKGTSIYSVSASEQNHNT, from the coding sequence ATGGCAGAGGTAAATGGCTTGGCATTCAACAACAGCTTAGGAGCAGGCTCTTCGCCGAACACAGAAGAACCGCCAGAAAACTCTTCATTGTCTGCTCCTCGGTCTCCACCGCCTGAGCTGTCTGCAGTGTTGGTGGCAGATCTGTGGTTGTGGAGGCTCTATCCTCCGCTCTTACTGATCCTGGGAACATTCGGGAATTGCGCTACCATAGCAACGCTTCGCCGACTGCGATCCGGTTGGTCGTCCATCAGCGTTTATCTGACAGCTCTGGCGTTGACTGACACCTCCTTGTTGTACTCCGGGCTGTTAACGTTATGGCTGAGGCAGTCTTTCGGGGTGAATATCTTTTCCCGCCATATTGTTGCCTGCAAATTGTTTCCCTGGCTCAACAACTCGTTGGGCACTCTGTCAGCCTGGTTGGTGGTGTGTCTGACCCTACAGCGTGCCGCTTCCGTCATCTGGCCTCACCGCGTCAGCGTCATCTGCACACGTCATAGGTCCTATGTCGTCATcggtgtggtctcggtcatcaTCGGTCTTCTCTACTCTCACATGATATACGGGTATGACCTTCAGCTTGTCGGACAAGGCCCTTCAAGAATCTGCGACTTACGCTCAGCTGAATACTCCCAATTCTGGGGTGACATCTGGGCTCGGGTGGACCTGTTTATCTACAGCATTGTTCCTTCAGTGGTCATTGTCGGAGGTAACGGTGCTCTAGTTTGGAAACTGGCCGCTTCGACTCGGCGAGCGACACAGAAGTTGTCGGCGGGTCAGAGTCTTCAGAATGACGACAGAGCAAAAAAGACGTCATCCGCAACAATCACCGTCATCGTTGTCTCCCTGACATTCGTCTGTTTTAGCGTTCCTCTAACGATTTATGTCAACAGCGTTTTCTCAAAAATATCCGATAGAGGGGAAACGTCGCCCTTTCAATACTTGGTGTATAATTCGTTGATGTTGCTTTATTTGTCCAACTTCGCGGTGAATTTCTATCTGTATTGTCTGACCGGGTCGCGGTTCAGGGAAGCTTTTTTCAGCATGCTACCATGCTGGGCTAATGGAACAACAAACGTAAAGAGGGCTGCCACGACCAAAGGTACTTCAATTTATTCTGTTTCTGCCTCTGAGCAAAATCATAACACATAG